Proteins co-encoded in one Quercus robur chromosome 8, dhQueRobu3.1, whole genome shotgun sequence genomic window:
- the LOC126696660 gene encoding cation/H(+) antiporter 15-like, with the protein MVLSVGGKTLVCHDPRVVPETTIWLRGNPIMSPTSLLLVQISLISLVSILINTCLRPLGQSSVVSQIFGGMVFGPSLLGDKDVMSATLFPLRGSMVIETVATFGLMFFLFAVGVTMDPVSIIRPGKKALAIAFSSFFSTLVVCGSLAFLLTQHLVMQDQNWLPLIALSQSFSAFPVVACLLTELKMLTSDIGRLTLSTSMVCDALGISLSAITIAFAGNGNSKLAPLWSVGSMVALIAAVVHIVRPILQRMIKRVPSGKPIGESWICAIFVTVLLTGLLSEVIGQHYVLGPLALGIVVPEGPPLGASLVSKLDAFSSGLFYPSYLAISGLRTNIFKVHFQSFWVVAVIVLSGCMVKMCVVMVVAIYNEMTVRDAFIVALIMNAKGVSELMLYNVFRNAQVLTDEGFTLAVIVVMVITAIITTLITFFYDSSGQYTAIKRSTIQHCHRQSDLRILVCTHSQENVCTIINLLEISHAPPETHISVIGIALVELEGRRQPMLIPHEASRTERTNTTGSDLIINALTHYELQSEGSASVEAFTCISPFEITHNDICRVAIDKRATIVIVPFHKQWAIDGSIESVNRGIKAMNLKVLESAPCSVGILIDRGVLNGSMSLVVGHPLYHVAVIYLGGVDDAESLAYGARMTDNEKVDLTVVRFLIFGAENTKDRKLESDLINEYREANAGNERFVIVEEVVRNGVDLSASIREMADCFDLILVGRHHQDSPLLYGLGDWSECPELGVIGDMLASPDLGITASVLVIQQQKMGRLAGVGDRDQHVRDVLLDERTGGSWAISMDRTSTSTRLRI; encoded by the exons ATGGTCCTGAGTGTTGGGGGCAAAACTCTGGTATGCCATGATCCCCGCGTCGTGCCAGAAACAACTATCTGGCTTCGTGGAAACCCTATAATGTCCCCAACATCACTTCTATTGGTgcaaatttctttaatttccttaGTCTCGATCCTAATAAACACCTGTCTCAGGCCTCTTGGACAGTCAAGCGTTGTATCACAGATTTTT GGTGGTATGGTGTTTGGGCCATCCCTTCTAGGGGATAAAGATGTCATGTCAGCAACACTGTTCCCACTAAGAGGCAGCATGGTGATTGAAACAGTTGCTACATTTGGCCTCATGTTCTTCCTATTCGCAGTAGGAGTGACGATGGATCCTGTCAGTATAATTCGGCCAGGAAAAAAGGCCTTGGCCATTGCATTTTCATCATTCTTCTCAACACTCGTAGTCTGTGGTTCATTAGCATTCCTCCTTACCCAACATCTTGTTATGCAAGATCAAAACTGGCTCCCCCTCATCGCCTTATCGCAATCTTTCTCAGCTTTTCCAGTCGTGGCTTGCCTCTTAACCGAGCTAAAGATGCTAACCAGTGATATTGGCCGTTTAACCCTCTCTACCTCAATGGTTTGTGATGCACTTGGTATTTCTTTGTCGGCAATTACTATAGCATTTGCTGGAAATGGCAACAGTAAACTAGCACCGCTATGGTCAGTTGGATCAATGGTTGCACTTATAGCTGCTGTTGTACATATCGTAAGGCCAATATTGCAACGGATGATAAAACGTGTACCAAGTGGGAAACCCATCGGCGAGAGCTGGATTTGTGCCATTTTCGTTACAGTTCTTTTGACGGGGCTTTTGAGTGAGGTAATTGGGCAGCATTATGTTTTGGGGCCATTAGCTTTGGGCATTGTTGTTCCTGAAGGACCACCCCTTGGAGCTTCCTTGGTATCAAAGCTTGATGCTTTTTCTTCAGGGCTTTTCTACCCAAGTTACCTTGCCATTAGTGGGCTGAGGACCAACATCTTCAAAGTTCATTTCCAGAGTTTTTGGGTTGTGGCGGTTATTGTTCTCTCTGGTTGCATGGTCAAGATGTGTGTGGTTATGGTAGTAGCCATCTATAATGAGATGACCGTAAGAGATGCTTTTATTGTTGCGCTTATTATGAACGCCAAAGGCGTCAGTGAGCTTATGCTTTACAACGTGTTTCGGAACGCTCAG GTTCTCACAGATGAAGGATTTACTCTGGCAGTGATCGTAGTGATGGTGATAACTGCAATCATAACGACATTAATAACATTCTTCTATGACTCTTCCGGGCAATACACTGCAATAAAGAGAAGTACCATCCAACATTGCCACCGTCAATCAGACCTCAGAATCTTAGTCTGCACTCACAGCCAGGAAAATGTTTGTACAATTATAAATCTTCTTGAAATTTCCCATGCTCCCCCAGAGACCCACATTTCAGTAATAGGAATTGCCCTCGTTGAGCTTGAGGGTAGAAGACAACCTATGCTTATACCACACGAAGCCTCTAGAACCGAACGTACAAACACAACCGGCAGTGATCTAATCATTAATGCCTTAACACATTATGAGCTCCAAAGTGAAGGCAGTGCCAGCGTCGAGGCATTCACTTGCATTTCACCTTTCGAAATAACTCACAATGACATTTGTAGGGTGGCAATAGACAAAAGGGCCACCATTGTGATTGTGCCATTTCATAAGCAATGGGCTATAGATGGTTCCATTGAGTCAGTTAACCGAGGCATCAAGGCAATGAACCTTAAAGTGCTCGAAAGTGCACCGTGCTCAGTTGGAATCCTTATAGACCGGGGAGTCCTTAACGGGTCAATGTCACTTGTAGTTGGTCATCCATTATATCATGTTGCTGTAATCTACCTTGGTGGTGTAGATGATGCAGAGTCACTAGCCTATGGTGCCCGAATGACagataatgaaaaagttgatctAACTGTCGTCCGGTTCTTAATCTTTGGAGCTGAAAATACTAAAGATAGAAAGCTCGAGAGTGACTTGATTAATGAATACAGGGAAGCAAATGCAGGAAATGAGAGATTCGTGATTGTGGAAGAGGTGGTAAGAAATGGAGTTGATCTTTCTGCATCTATAAGAGAAATGGCAGATTGTTTTGATCTAATACTAGTAGGGAGACACCACCAAGACTCTCCTCTTCTTTATGGACTTGGCGATTGGAGTGAGTGCCCTGAGCTTGGAGTCATTGGTGATATGCTTGCTTCACCGGATCTTGGGATTACAGCATCAGTTTTGGtgatacaacaacaaaaaatgggCAGGCTAGCTGGGGTCGGTGATAGAGATCAACATGTTCGTGATGTTCTGCTCGATGAACGCACAGGTGGGTCATGGGCCATATCAATGGACAGAACTAGTACTTCAACAAGGTTGAGGATATAG
- the LOC126697796 gene encoding protein RETICULATA-RELATED 5, chloroplastic-like, producing MIPHTYIVLDTPPPLLLHTTGTSTLRRRTFRRIPAGNRRHVIKLSASAHTRRHVLLAPVLTAGAYALRSAVAHAEDNPPNLPAMKEPEKAKSAAEDDVVVSRIYDAAVIGEPLAVGKDKRKVWEKLMNARVVYLGEAEHVPVRDDKELELEIVKNLRKRCVESESDRSISLALEAFPCDLQDQLNQYMDKRIDGETLKSYASHWPPQRWQEYQPLLSYCRDNGVQLVACGTPLKVLRTVQAEGIRGLSKADRKVYAPPAGSGFISGFASISRRSPIDMNSPNQSVPFGPSSYLSAQVRVVEEYSMSQIISQTMVDGGATGMLVVVTGASHVMYGSRGTGLPARISKKMQKKNQVVILLDPERQQIRREGEVPVADFLWYSAASPCSRNCFDRAEIARVMNAAGRRRDALPQDLQKGLDLGLVSPEVLQNFFDLEKYPLISELTHRFQGFRERLLADPKFLHRLAIEEAISITTTLLAQYERRKEKFFEELDYVITDTVRGTVVDFFTVWLPAPTLSFLSHADEINVPDSIDALQGLLGSIPDNAFQKNPAGKNWILSHRVASVLFGGLKLASVGFISSIGAVAASNVLYAIRRFLNPALVANQRTKRSPILKTAVVYGCFLGTSANLRYQIIAGIVEHRISDEFSSQILLVNMLSFFVRTINSYWGTQQWVDLARFTGLQAQKNGQPSYEIPDSPSHAALGCKNTEEVTVDEIKNQ from the exons ATGATACCCCACACTTACATTGTCTTGGACACTCCACCACCACTACTACTACACACAACCGGTACCTCTACTCTCCGGCGACGAACTTTCCGGCGAATCCCTGCCGGAAACCGCCGCCACGTAATAAAACTCTCCGCCAGCGCGCACACGAGACGGCATGTCTTACTGGCTCCGGTCCTCACCGCCGGCGCGTATGCTCTCCGATCTGCGGTGGCGCATGCGGAGGATAATCCGCCTAATCTTCCGGCGATGAAGGAGCCGGAGAAAGCGAAATCTGCGGCGGAGGATGATGTGGTGGTTTCGAGGATTTACGACGCGGCGGTGATCGGAGAGCCGTTGGCGGTGGGGAAAGACAAGAGGAAGGTGTGGGAGAAGTTGATGAACGCGAGGGTTGTGTATTTAGGGGAAGCGGAGCACGTGCCTGTTCGGGACGATAAGGAATTGGAGCTCGAGATCGTTAAGAACTTGAGGAAACGGTGCGTTGAGTCAGAGTCTGATAGGTCAATTTCTTTGGCTCTTGAGGCATTTCCTTGTGATCTTCAGGACCAACTCAATCAGTACATGGATAaaag AATAGATGGAGAAACATTGAAGTCTTATGCATCACATTGGCCGCCTCAACGCTGGCAGGAGTATCAGCCTCTTCTAAGCTATTGTCGCGATAATGGAGTTCAGCTTGTTGCTTGTGGTACACCACTAAAG GTTTTAAGAACTGTCCAAGCAGAAGGAATTCGTGGGCTTTCAAAGGCTGATCGTAAAGTATATGCCCCTCCAGCTGGTTCGGGCTTCATTTCAGGCTTCGCTTCCATCTCACGCAGATCACCAATTGATATGAATTCTCCAAATCAATCTGTTCCTTTTGGGCCAAGCTCATACCTATCTGCACAAGTAAGAGTAGTAGAGGAATATAGCATGTCCCAGATCATTTCACAAACCATGGTGGATGGAGGAGCCACTGGCATGCTAGTAGTGGTAACAGGTGCAAGCCATGTTATGTATGGATCAAGGGGGACTGGGCTGCCGGCAAGAATTTCAAAAAAgatgcaaaagaaaaaccaagtGGTTATATTACTTGATCCTGAAAGGCAACAAATAAGGAGAGAGGGAGAAGTTCCAGTTGCTGATTTCTTGTGGTATTCTGCTGCCAGTCCCTGCAGTAGAAATTGTTTTGATCGTGCTGAGATTGCTCGGGTAATGAATGCAGCTGGCAGGAGGAGAGATGCCCTTCCACAG GACCTTCAAAAAGGACTTGATCTTGGTTTAGTATCACCAGAGGTACTACAGAACTTCTTTGATTTGGAGAAATATCCTCTTATTTCAGAACTGACTCATCGTTTCCAG GGTTTCAGGGAAAGATTGTTGGCAGATCCTAAATTCTTGCATAGATTAGCTATAGAAGAAGCTATCTCTATAACAACTACTCTTCTAGCACAGTATGAGAGGCGTAAAGAAAAGTTCTTTGAAGAGCTTGACTATGTCATTACGGATACTGTCAGGGGAACGGTTGTTGATTTTTTTACGGTTTGGCTTCCTGCTCCAACCCTGTCGTTCCTTTCACATGCTGATGAGATAAATGTTCCTGATAGCATAGATGCTTTGCAAGGTCTCCTTGGGTCCATCCCTGATAAtgcatttcaaaaaaatccTGCTGGGAAGAATTGGATTCTCAGTCATAGAGTTGCATCGGTGCTTTTTGGTGGTTTGAAACTTGCTAGTGTAGGATTTATTTCCAGTATTGGAGCTGTGGCAGCCTCGAATGTTTTATATGCAATTCGTAGGTTCCTCAATCCAGCGCTGGTTGCTAATCAACGTACTAAAAGATCACCAATACTCAAAACAGCAGTTGTCTATGGATGCTTTCTTGGAACTTCAGCAAATCTACGTTATCAG ATTATAGCTGGGATAGTGGAGCATCGGATTTCTGATGAGTTTTCTTCTCAAATATTACTTGTAAATATGCTATCATTTTTTGTTAGGACAATCAACTCCTACTGGGGAACTCAG CAATGGGTTGATCTTGCACGGTTTACTGGACTGCAAGCTCAGAAAAATGGACAGCCCTCTTATGAAATACCAGATTCTCCTAGTCATGCTGCATTGGGATGCAAAAACACAGAAGAAGTCACTGTTGATGAAATCAAGAATCAATGA
- the LOC126697797 gene encoding arogenate dehydrogenase 1, chloroplastic produces MSASSDSRILKIGIVGFGPFGQFLGKTMIKQGHILRATSRSDYSELCANSGISFFREVGAFLEAENDVILICTSILSLQEVLKSMPLHDLKRPTLFADVLSVKEHPRNVLLRVLPQEYDVLCTHPMFGPESGKDGWKGLNFMYEKVRIRNEAICSSFLQIFESEGCRMLKMSCEEHDKLAARSQFLTHTIGRVLSEMEIQSTSINTKRFETLVQLKEGTMNDSFDLFSGLFVHNRFAQQELQNLELALQKVKQKLIEKMIEEKDLNDSKDVEYSH; encoded by the exons aTGTCTGCTTCATCGGATTCAAGAATTCTGAAAATAGGCATAGTAGGCTTTGGCCCCTTCGGCCAGTTTCTGGGAAAGACCATGATCAAACAAGGCCATATTCTAAGGGCAACTTCACGGTCAGATTACTCTGAACTCTGTGCCAACTCGGGTATCTCATTCTTCAG GGAAGTAGGTGCATTTCTTGAAGCCGAAAATGATGTCATTCTGATATGCACATCAATCCTATCTCTACAAGAGGTTCTCAAGTCAATGCCACTCCATGATCTGAAACGGCCAACACTTTTCGCAGACGTACTCTCAGTTAAAGAGCATCCAAGAAACGTTCTATTGCGA GTACTGCCACAGGAGTATGACGTGCTTTGCACTCACCCTATGTTTGGACCAGAGAGCGGGAAAGATGGGTGGAAGGGTCTAAACTTCATGTACGAGAAAGTTAGAATAAGAAATGAAGCTATCTGCTCAAGCTTCCTCCAAATTTTTGAAAGCGAG GGTTGCAGAATGCTCAAAATGTCTTGCGAAGAACACGATAAATTGGCTGCTAGAAGCCAGTTTTTAACTCATACCATTGGCAG GGTTCTGTCAGAAATGGAGATCCAGTCCACATCTATAAACACAAAGCGCTTTGAAACACTTGTTCAGTTG AAAGAGGGCACCATGAACGATAGTTTTGATCTGTTCAGTGGCTTATTTGTACATAATAGATTTGCCCAGCAAGAG CTACAAAACCTTGAACTTGCATTGCAGAAAGTTAAACAGAAGCTGATAGAGAAGATGATTGAGGAGAAGGATTTGAACGATTCTAAAGACGTGGAGTACTCTCATTAA